From the genome of Maridesulfovibrio ferrireducens, one region includes:
- a CDS encoding RsmB/NOP family class I SAM-dependent RNA methyltransferase has product MTNNLRTFRLVCSEKDIPAVEELLRSQGFEFSPEPFYSMARRLEKEPFPLGDSLASRFGRIYIQDRSSMLPPLMLNPPKGAKVLDMCASPGSKTGILARLVGRDGFVLASEPSKDRLALLRQNLRRVQAINSATVSYESQKIPLPSNGWEYILLDPPCSGWGTINKNPKAMDLWSGEKTLPLIALQRQLLAKAFDLLTPGGNVVYSTCTTNVQENEEQTRFAVEELGFELVKLPHPAGFTIAEPLLPNMDGVLRVDGSGGGQGFYVCGLRKPGNAEPEYPETAPLPGQKLNLKKQDYPEAIDFSALPDGELYDFKGKAMFLNRHALNMLPPNLRWQGYPLGKISGKKFRPNPFARTLLPETPAESALVLENAEDLAKLFSGQSLTAPAKGKGPVGLYFKQLLLGFTGKKGSRFIWTEK; this is encoded by the coding sequence ATGACAAATAATCTTCGAACATTCAGACTTGTCTGCTCCGAAAAAGACATCCCCGCAGTTGAAGAACTTTTACGTTCGCAAGGTTTTGAATTCAGCCCGGAACCGTTCTATTCAATGGCGCGAAGGCTTGAAAAAGAACCTTTTCCTCTAGGTGACTCCCTTGCATCAAGGTTCGGACGTATCTATATACAAGACCGTTCCTCCATGCTGCCGCCTCTGATGCTTAATCCGCCGAAAGGGGCAAAAGTGCTGGACATGTGCGCAAGTCCCGGCAGTAAAACAGGAATTTTAGCAAGGTTGGTCGGGCGTGACGGATTTGTTCTTGCCAGTGAACCTTCAAAGGACAGGCTTGCTCTTTTGCGTCAAAACTTACGACGCGTACAGGCCATAAACTCCGCAACGGTGAGTTACGAATCGCAAAAGATCCCTCTGCCATCGAATGGCTGGGAATATATTCTGCTGGACCCGCCATGCAGCGGATGGGGAACCATCAACAAAAACCCTAAAGCTATGGACTTATGGTCAGGCGAAAAAACCTTACCCCTCATAGCCTTACAACGCCAACTGCTGGCAAAAGCTTTTGACCTGCTCACCCCCGGTGGCAACGTTGTTTACTCAACATGCACCACCAATGTACAGGAAAATGAAGAGCAGACCCGCTTTGCAGTTGAAGAACTCGGTTTTGAACTGGTCAAACTTCCGCATCCAGCCGGGTTCACCATTGCAGAGCCGCTTTTGCCGAACATGGACGGAGTGCTGCGGGTAGACGGATCAGGCGGCGGTCAGGGATTTTATGTCTGCGGACTACGAAAACCCGGCAATGCCGAACCGGAATATCCCGAAACAGCCCCCCTGCCGGGACAAAAGCTGAATCTCAAAAAACAGGATTACCCCGAAGCAATAGATTTTTCAGCTCTGCCGGACGGCGAACTTTACGATTTTAAGGGCAAAGCAATGTTCCTTAACAGGCACGCACTGAACATGCTTCCACCGAATCTCCGCTGGCAGGGATATCCGCTCGGTAAAATTTCGGGTAAGAAATTCAGACCGAATCCGTTTGCACGCACCCTATTGCCTGAAACTCCGGCAGAATCAGCTCTGGTGCTCGAAAATGCTGAAGATCTCGCAAAATTATTTTCAGGGCAAAGTCTGACCGCTCCGGCAAAAGGCAAAGGCCCTGTGGGTTTATACTTCAAGCAGCTGCTTCTAGGATTTACAGGTAAAAAAGGCAGCCGCTTTATCTGGACAGAAAAATAG
- a CDS encoding ATP-dependent endonuclease, which yields MAVCTDMSSLAIKKIVIENFKAYKNRFELELNEGLNVVVGDNEAGKSTILEAINLALTGQLNGHYVKNELSQYLFNIDVVDEYCKSLKTASRLPPPFLFIELYFSDYQEFRGSNNSEKTDSCGISFSIEFDDNYAAAYEQLCKSGEVKTLPVEYYKVVWRSFALGSLISRLIPLKSSFINSSATRFSNGSDIYLSRIIKDSLEDGQKVELAQCYRRMVEVFADEEAVKAINNKIAKQAEISTKPVQLSVEISNINAWEKIITTYLDRIPFQQVGRGEQCIVKTNLALTHRRSEIANLILLEEPENHLSHSNLNKLLGYIKDKCSGKQIILSTHSSLVANKLGLEDLILINNQKTTSFKDLTKSTRTFFSKLPGYDTLRLLLSEKAILVEGDCDELVVQKIYYQQKGKLPIEDGIDVISVGLSYKRFLEIARKVNKKVAAIRDNDGKIDSIKKNDKDYLQEKDNLQVVFFDFKEYQYEGEIKDYNYNTLEPCLLRVNDLGKLNLILGTKHKTEDDLLRYMHGNKTDCALKLFETGISFNAPDYIERALEFINA from the coding sequence ATGGCTGTTTGTACTGATATGTCGTCCCTTGCAATTAAAAAAATCGTAATTGAAAATTTTAAAGCATATAAAAACAGATTTGAACTTGAACTTAATGAAGGTCTCAATGTGGTTGTCGGTGATAATGAAGCAGGAAAATCAACTATTTTAGAGGCAATAAACTTAGCTCTTACAGGTCAACTTAATGGTCATTATGTGAAGAATGAGTTGTCTCAATATTTGTTCAACATAGATGTTGTTGACGAATATTGTAAAAGCTTGAAGACTGCTTCTCGTTTGCCTCCACCTTTTCTTTTCATTGAGTTATATTTTTCTGATTATCAAGAATTTAGAGGATCAAACAACAGTGAAAAGACTGATAGTTGCGGGATCTCTTTTTCTATTGAGTTTGATGATAACTATGCAGCCGCATACGAACAACTTTGCAAGTCAGGTGAAGTAAAAACACTTCCTGTCGAGTATTATAAAGTCGTTTGGCGTTCTTTCGCACTTGGTAGTCTTATTTCAAGATTGATTCCGTTGAAGTCGTCATTCATTAATTCTTCTGCAACTAGATTTAGCAATGGTTCAGACATTTATCTTTCAAGGATTATTAAAGACTCTCTCGAAGATGGTCAGAAGGTTGAACTTGCCCAATGTTATAGACGTATGGTCGAAGTTTTTGCTGATGAGGAGGCTGTAAAAGCCATTAATAATAAAATTGCTAAGCAAGCAGAAATATCAACTAAGCCTGTGCAACTTTCTGTTGAGATCTCAAATATAAACGCATGGGAAAAGATTATTACGACCTATCTAGATCGAATTCCGTTTCAGCAAGTTGGTCGAGGAGAACAGTGCATAGTCAAGACTAATTTGGCTTTAACCCATAGGCGATCAGAAATTGCCAATTTGATTCTTCTTGAAGAACCTGAAAATCATCTCTCACATAGTAATCTTAATAAATTGCTTGGATACATAAAGGATAAATGTTCAGGTAAACAGATCATTCTTTCGACCCACAGCAGTTTGGTAGCTAACAAGTTAGGTCTTGAAGATTTGATTCTTATTAACAATCAAAAAACCACTTCCTTTAAAGACTTAACTAAATCTACCCGAACATTTTTTTCTAAATTACCGGGGTATGACACGTTGCGTTTGTTGCTCTCCGAAAAAGCAATACTTGTTGAAGGAGATTGTGATGAGCTTGTTGTCCAAAAGATTTATTATCAACAAAAAGGAAAACTTCCGATTGAAGACGGGATAGATGTAATTTCTGTAGGGCTGTCCTATAAGAGGTTTTTAGAAATAGCTAGGAAAGTAAATAAGAAGGTTGCCGCTATAAGAGACAATGATGGTAAAATAGATTCTATTAAAAAGAATGATAAAGACTATCTCCAAGAAAAAGACAATTTACAGGTCGTATTCTTTGATTTCAAGGAGTATCAGTATGAGGGGGAAATTAAAGATTACAACTATAACACCCTTGAACCTTGTTTGTTACGGGTGAATGATTTGGGAAAATTAAATTTAATTTTAGGAACTAAACACAAAACGGAGGATGACCTTCTAAGGTATATGCACGGTAATAAAACGGACTGCGCGTTAAAATTATTTGAAACCGGGATATCCTTTAATGCTCCTGATTATATCGAAAGAGCTTTGGAGTTTATCAATGCCTAA
- a CDS encoding rhodanese-like domain-containing protein: MKGFDDVLTEMDFDFLGSGQHVMSVEGVRKALGNDHFIFLDVRTDLEQGYMVFPFAINIPLHELPKRINELPKDKFIVPFCTSIFRSAVAYTYLRANGFDEVKGLAAPVEDLVGIFKPGPLAKM, translated from the coding sequence ATGAAAGGTTTTGATGATGTTTTAACGGAGATGGATTTTGATTTTCTAGGTTCCGGTCAGCATGTCATGAGTGTTGAAGGTGTTCGTAAAGCTTTGGGAAATGATCATTTTATTTTTTTGGATGTGCGTACTGATCTTGAGCAGGGTTATATGGTTTTTCCTTTCGCAATCAATATTCCATTGCATGAGCTTCCAAAAAGAATAAATGAGCTTCCTAAAGATAAATTTATTGTTCCTTTCTGTACTTCAATTTTCCGCAGTGCGGTCGCGTACACATATTTGCGCGCAAACGGGTTTGATGAGGTCAAGGGACTGGCTGCTCCTGTGGAAGATCTGGTCGGTATTTTTAAACCCGGTCCTCTGGCAAAGATGTAG
- a CDS encoding VCBS repeat-containing protein: MSFKRFIAFFIVMISILSAGTAFADARTFAVYPFEINGPAQYKYLSRGVQTMLISRLNWTGHFEPLAASKELGEADIPSSKIEEIKSAQQLEVDYLALGSITIVGKDASIDLRMVDKDGKSWTKSAKTTIEGLIPALDGIATEVKGELFEKPGSKKVTKEEKAREEARPQDALNPEFISASTAAIPMQSAINPQFRYEGGAETPGRWRSQSIDFVNRGGFVADVTGDGKQNIVMLSDTEVKVFGVEAQRLKEVASYKYATRANGIKISGIDLGMDGVKEVVLCIMMDSRPYSFIISFKGNTPKVLVNRFNKFLSSVRIPPNFTETLLGQKLDTSRTFYSKDVTEYMYSNGELVPIRHLSVPEFANVFNTSFLPEKDDYKILVLNKYGRMVVYNKALEPLYESQNSYNSVDVKFESIARIKGFGTENKKDKMEHYYFVPMPITIASISDPTKFEVLLNKDISVASQVFSNYKNFSQGELHSEYWDGVGLSLAWKTRRIKGSVTAYGLADIDNDGEKELYCILNSFPGSLGVKFRKTLIVAYELNLGKK; this comes from the coding sequence ATGTCATTTAAACGGTTTATAGCTTTTTTTATTGTAATGATTTCAATTTTATCAGCAGGTACAGCCTTTGCTGACGCGCGCACTTTCGCTGTGTATCCATTTGAAATAAATGGACCTGCACAGTATAAATATTTGAGCCGCGGCGTTCAAACGATGCTTATTTCCCGTTTGAACTGGACAGGACATTTTGAACCTCTCGCAGCCTCCAAGGAGCTGGGTGAGGCCGATATTCCATCATCAAAAATTGAAGAAATTAAAAGCGCACAGCAGCTTGAAGTTGATTATCTGGCTCTAGGTAGTATCACAATCGTCGGTAAAGACGCTTCTATTGATCTACGTATGGTTGATAAGGACGGGAAATCTTGGACAAAAAGTGCTAAGACTACAATTGAAGGGCTTATTCCCGCTTTGGATGGCATCGCCACAGAGGTTAAAGGGGAATTATTTGAAAAGCCCGGAAGCAAGAAAGTTACTAAAGAAGAAAAAGCTCGTGAAGAGGCGCGCCCTCAAGATGCTTTAAATCCTGAGTTTATTTCGGCTTCTACAGCTGCAATTCCTATGCAGAGCGCGATTAACCCGCAGTTTAGATATGAAGGTGGAGCAGAAACTCCCGGTCGCTGGCGCAGTCAGAGTATTGATTTTGTGAATCGCGGCGGATTTGTTGCGGATGTTACCGGTGACGGCAAACAAAATATTGTTATGCTGTCGGATACTGAAGTTAAAGTTTTCGGTGTTGAAGCTCAGCGTTTGAAAGAGGTTGCTTCTTATAAATATGCAACGAGAGCAAATGGTATCAAAATCAGTGGTATTGATCTTGGCATGGATGGGGTGAAGGAAGTTGTTCTTTGTATTATGATGGACAGCAGACCCTATTCTTTCATTATCTCTTTTAAAGGGAATACTCCGAAGGTACTCGTAAACCGTTTTAATAAATTCTTAAGCTCGGTTCGTATTCCGCCTAATTTTACTGAAACTCTGCTTGGACAGAAGCTTGATACAAGCCGGACTTTTTATTCAAAAGATGTGACGGAATATATGTATTCTAATGGCGAATTGGTGCCTATCAGACATTTGTCTGTTCCTGAGTTTGCCAATGTGTTCAACACATCTTTCCTTCCCGAAAAGGACGATTATAAAATCTTAGTACTGAATAAGTACGGCAGAATGGTTGTTTACAATAAAGCTCTTGAGCCTTTGTACGAGAGTCAGAATTCTTATAACTCGGTTGATGTAAAATTTGAATCGATTGCTAGGATTAAAGGATTCGGTACGGAGAATAAAAAGGATAAAATGGAACATTATTACTTTGTTCCTATGCCTATAACTATAGCTTCTATTTCTGATCCGACTAAGTTTGAGGTTCTTTTGAATAAAGATATCTCTGTTGCTTCACAGGTTTTTTCCAACTATAAAAACTTCTCACAAGGCGAACTTCATTCTGAGTACTGGGATGGAGTCGGCCTCAGCCTTGCTTGGAAAACACGTCGTATTAAAGGTAGTGTGACTGCCTACGGACTCGCAGATATTGATAATGACGGTGAAAAGGAACTTTATTGTATTTTGAATAGTTTCCCCGGTTCTCTGGGTGTTAAATTCAGAAAGACTTTAATTGTTGCCTATGAATTGAATCTCGGAAAAAAATAG
- a CDS encoding class I fructose-bisphosphate aldolase has protein sequence MNGTQRRMRRLFDKTSGNSLILALDHGANEGMIEGLGAIPSILEALPTSRVQGVILNKGLAKHFSALIPADVSLIIQMNAGTRHGSPSYNKSIVCSIPEALRLGADAVSVHVNIGNELEDRMLADLGEITDEAHQLGIPVLATVFARGSQIVNEHDSSLVAHCIRIGAELGPDIVAVPYPNNGDAFRKAVEASPVPVLVTGGPLGQTTEGAISNTLRGLESGCKGCCIGRNIFQTKNPIESMEKLAEATHKNIIKTVS, from the coding sequence ATGAACGGAACTCAACGTCGCATGAGACGACTATTTGATAAGACAAGCGGAAATTCACTCATTCTGGCTCTGGATCACGGTGCAAACGAAGGAATGATTGAAGGGCTCGGCGCCATTCCTTCCATTTTGGAAGCTCTCCCCACATCAAGAGTACAGGGTGTCATTCTTAATAAAGGTCTGGCCAAACATTTCAGCGCCCTTATCCCTGCTGACGTAAGCCTGATTATACAGATGAATGCGGGCACAAGACACGGCTCGCCATCATACAACAAGAGCATCGTCTGCTCTATCCCCGAAGCGCTGAGACTAGGCGCGGACGCGGTTTCTGTACACGTTAATATAGGCAATGAGCTTGAAGACCGCATGCTTGCCGACCTGGGCGAAATTACCGACGAAGCGCATCAACTGGGTATTCCAGTGCTGGCAACAGTTTTCGCCAGAGGAAGCCAGATTGTAAACGAGCACGACTCAAGCCTTGTAGCACACTGCATCCGCATCGGCGCAGAACTTGGTCCGGACATCGTAGCAGTGCCATACCCCAACAATGGCGATGCCTTCCGCAAAGCAGTAGAGGCAAGCCCCGTCCCTGTTCTGGTAACAGGAGGCCCGCTAGGACAGACAACGGAAGGAGCAATAAGCAATACTTTACGCGGTCTGGAATCCGGCTGCAAAGGGTGCTGCATCGGCAGGAACATTTTTCAGACGAAAAACCCGATTGAAAGCATGGAAAAATTAGCCGAAGCTACACATAAAAACATAATTAAAACAGTAAGTTAG
- a CDS encoding STAS/SEC14 domain-containing protein: MIELIEIASSKAVGLRVSGKIEEKDIKLVIDAINEKLKYEEKLAIYVELVEFGGISIKALIEDIKFAFPNMKKFTKKAVVSDKSWHETLMEISDKIFPFIELKHFGVDEKEKALLWVMED, encoded by the coding sequence ATGATTGAACTGATCGAAATAGCTTCTTCAAAAGCCGTTGGTTTAAGAGTTTCCGGCAAAATTGAGGAAAAGGATATTAAGCTGGTAATTGATGCGATTAATGAAAAATTAAAATACGAAGAAAAATTGGCTATTTATGTAGAACTGGTTGAATTCGGAGGAATCTCCATAAAAGCTCTGATTGAAGACATCAAGTTTGCCTTCCCCAACATGAAAAAATTCACTAAAAAGGCCGTCGTATCTGATAAAAGCTGGCATGAGACACTGATGGAAATCAGCGATAAAATTTTCCCGTTTATCGAACTTAAGCATTTTGGTGTTGATGAAAAAGAAAAAGCACTGCTCTGGGTCATGGAAGATTAA
- a CDS encoding UvrD-helicase domain-containing protein translates to MPKSKCIIAAAGSGKTTYIVKKALEAKSNERVLITTYTQENEKEIRNKIIKKNLSIPRNITVQTWWSFLFQHGVRPYQNLITDKPVKGLKLTTNRSGFRYRTQGRPVYWGQNDVEPFYFNGARQIYSDKIAIFVMKSNQLTKGAVIDRISNLYAHIFVDEVQDLAGYDLDIVHALMKKIKTVLVGDPRQVTYHTHHSAKHKQYKDGLIDQFVNDKCDKVCNVDTDTLSNSYRCHEKICTYSSSLFPDLPTVGSFSDLVTSHDGVFFIPTEKLDDYLEHYEPMQLRYDRRASVNANYPACNFGQSKGLTFLRVVIYPTDSIKKYLAGEEELASSTLCKFYVALTRAIHSSMIVWDDPPEVEGIAKYPF, encoded by the coding sequence ATGCCTAAGAGTAAATGTATCATCGCCGCTGCCGGGTCAGGTAAAACTACTTATATAGTAAAAAAAGCCCTAGAAGCAAAAAGTAATGAACGGGTATTGATCACAACCTACACTCAAGAAAATGAGAAAGAAATACGCAACAAGATCATAAAGAAGAATCTATCTATTCCTCGTAATATTACTGTACAAACATGGTGGTCTTTTCTTTTTCAACATGGAGTCAGGCCCTATCAAAATTTAATTACAGACAAGCCTGTTAAAGGGTTAAAGCTTACTACCAATAGGTCTGGGTTTAGGTATAGAACTCAAGGGCGTCCTGTGTACTGGGGGCAAAATGATGTTGAACCTTTTTATTTTAATGGTGCTAGGCAGATATACTCCGATAAGATAGCGATATTTGTAATGAAATCTAACCAGCTAACAAAAGGGGCAGTTATAGATCGTATATCTAATCTTTATGCCCATATTTTTGTAGATGAAGTTCAGGATTTAGCTGGCTATGACTTAGACATAGTGCATGCTTTAATGAAAAAGATAAAAACTGTTTTGGTTGGTGATCCCCGGCAAGTGACGTATCATACCCATCACTCCGCTAAACATAAGCAATATAAGGATGGTTTGATTGATCAGTTTGTGAACGATAAATGTGATAAAGTATGTAATGTTGATACTGATACTTTGAGTAATTCATATCGGTGTCATGAAAAAATTTGCACTTACTCAAGTTCTTTGTTTCCAGACCTTCCGACGGTAGGTTCGTTCTCTGATCTGGTAACTTCTCATGATGGTGTTTTTTTTATTCCAACTGAGAAGTTAGATGACTACTTAGAACACTACGAACCTATGCAGTTAAGATATGACCGGAGGGCTTCTGTTAATGCTAATTATCCGGCATGTAATTTTGGGCAATCCAAAGGCTTAACTTTTTTAAGGGTCGTAATTTATCCGACCGACTCCATCAAAAAATATCTCGCAGGTGAGGAGGAGTTGGCGAGCAGTACTCTTTGTAAATTTTATGTTGCTTTGACTAGAGCTATACATAGTTCCATGATCGTTTGGGATGATCCGCCTGAGGTCGAAGGTATCGCTAAATATCCATTTTAG
- a CDS encoding cache domain-containing protein — protein sequence MDNKLVKNNEKILLRSMPTVEKCLNLLTRLDRQWTMATLTGKINCSRIAQTLIDFIISTQENFSLLKQNLVETLVIENTQKVVLEVSSMAQVVIDILKRNLFERTADVGFLATDDDLVRFLKNDADNPDAVAVIEDRLLEYRNKYTVYNEIIILDTDGKVCAHLDHSNPVTHSCDPLLAETYEAKEYLETYRKSDLTPERDKVLIYSQAINSPDSGDPLGILCLVFDFEGEMEGIFKNLKLSSNDTILMILDENGKAIASSDMVKAPIGRPYTMTKKDEFNIVNVNDEDYMAKTVETNGYQGFLGLTWYGHVLQRMESAFNNDSTDCSLDAVTIRNKAIFSGRLITVEEASKNVLSDLELVVQNGEIMAAKKCIAPNLTEQMEGRALPSILNEIKKIGDQVQHVFQSSTDGLLKLTTSSRLYEVQFLAQLSIDIMDRNLYERANDCRWWALTSDFRRILEQPQANDSDRNSMHNILHYINSLYTVYTNLFIYDHTGKILACSNPEEFRHEGQTLNGQYATDTLKIKDSQKYCVSSFDSTELYAKKSISRHSYIYNASITSLKDSNLVLGGIGIVFDSEPEFLSMLNDALPRNSQGEILNGSEGMFVETSGKIISSTNPDHNPGQSISLPQEFRQLSSGQLTSYLLEENDKLFAVGCAHSAGYREYKKDDGYTNNLLSIIKVRI from the coding sequence ATGGACAACAAATTAGTTAAAAACAATGAAAAGATACTACTCAGATCCATGCCCACAGTAGAAAAATGTCTAAACTTACTCACTAGACTTGATAGACAATGGACAATGGCAACCCTGACCGGTAAAATTAACTGTAGTCGTATTGCCCAAACTCTTATTGACTTCATTATCAGTACTCAGGAGAATTTTTCTCTTCTTAAACAAAATCTTGTGGAAACGCTTGTTATTGAAAACACCCAGAAGGTAGTCCTCGAAGTGTCATCCATGGCGCAGGTTGTAATCGACATTCTTAAACGCAACCTGTTTGAACGCACCGCAGATGTAGGATTTCTTGCAACTGACGATGACCTTGTCCGGTTTCTTAAAAATGACGCAGACAATCCTGATGCAGTCGCCGTCATTGAAGATCGTCTTCTCGAATATCGTAATAAGTACACAGTTTATAACGAGATTATTATTTTAGATACAGACGGCAAGGTCTGCGCACACCTTGATCACAGCAACCCCGTGACTCATTCTTGCGATCCGCTTCTAGCCGAAACATATGAAGCAAAAGAATACTTAGAAACGTATCGAAAAAGCGACCTGACTCCAGAACGCGACAAAGTGTTGATTTACTCACAAGCGATTAATTCTCCAGACTCAGGAGATCCTCTGGGAATACTATGTCTTGTTTTCGATTTCGAAGGTGAAATGGAAGGTATTTTTAAGAACCTTAAGCTTTCATCAAATGACACTATCCTAATGATTCTTGATGAAAACGGCAAAGCAATAGCATCAAGCGATATGGTCAAAGCTCCAATTGGACGCCCTTATACCATGACCAAAAAAGATGAGTTCAACATCGTTAATGTTAACGATGAAGACTACATGGCAAAAACTGTTGAAACAAATGGATACCAAGGTTTTCTCGGGCTGACTTGGTACGGACACGTTCTACAGAGAATGGAATCGGCCTTTAACAATGACAGTACAGATTGCTCTCTTGATGCAGTCACAATTCGTAATAAAGCTATTTTTTCAGGCAGGCTTATCACCGTTGAAGAAGCATCAAAAAATGTTCTATCCGACCTCGAACTGGTGGTTCAAAATGGTGAGATAATGGCAGCCAAAAAATGCATTGCACCTAATCTTACCGAGCAAATGGAAGGGCGAGCCCTACCTAGCATACTGAACGAAATCAAAAAAATTGGTGATCAGGTTCAACACGTTTTTCAATCCTCAACAGACGGACTGCTTAAGCTTACGACCTCATCGAGACTCTATGAAGTTCAGTTTCTGGCGCAACTGTCCATAGATATCATGGACCGCAATCTATATGAACGAGCCAACGACTGCCGCTGGTGGGCACTGACCTCAGACTTCAGGCGCATCCTTGAACAGCCCCAAGCAAATGATTCTGACCGCAACAGTATGCACAACATTTTACACTACATTAACAGCCTCTACACGGTATACACAAACTTATTTATATATGATCATACCGGGAAAATTCTAGCATGTTCCAATCCTGAGGAATTTCGTCACGAAGGGCAAACACTGAACGGACAATATGCAACAGACACATTGAAAATCAAGGATTCTCAGAAATACTGCGTTTCTAGCTTCGACTCGACTGAACTCTACGCAAAAAAATCCATATCACGTCATTCATATATATATAATGCATCGATAACCTCCCTTAAAGACTCAAACTTGGTGCTTGGCGGTATCGGAATTGTCTTCGACTCTGAACCCGAATTTTTATCCATGTTAAACGATGCCCTGCCCCGTAATAGCCAAGGGGAAATTCTAAATGGTTCCGAAGGGATGTTTGTTGAAACCAGTGGAAAAATAATTTCCTCCACAAATCCGGATCACAACCCCGGTCAGTCGATATCCCTGCCGCAAGAATTCCGCCAGCTATCCAGCGGACAATTAACATCATATCTTCTTGAAGAAAACGACAAGCTCTTTGCTGTCGGCTGTGCCCATTCAGCGGGATACCGTGAATACAAAAAAGACGACGGATACACCAACAATCTACTCAGCATTATTAAAGTCAGGATTTAG
- a CDS encoding TRAP transporter substrate-binding protein, which translates to MNKAGRVSGLFAFLMMFAISFCSVSQLQAAEISLSYANFPPAKTFPCVQMERWKQEVEKRTSGKVQVQTYPGSTLLGAKNTLRGVMQGQADIGCVSIAYHPGVFPLSSVFELPLGFTTSTSASLALWDLFQKHQPKEFKKFKVLTMFASAPSNLMTKTPVRSLSDLKGVELRASGILSKILDSIGATPVSMPMSATPEALQKGVVKGLFSSFDVLKDMNFAEICRYETVTNTAVYPFAIIMNKSSWEALPDDVKKVMNDLGREQAEWTGQYMDQHVKDSLAWSKEKYNIELITMPEADMQTIKEKTKPLINDWKTKAVDFGVDADAVLAEVEASRVKYDSAK; encoded by the coding sequence ATGAATAAAGCCGGAAGAGTAAGTGGTCTATTCGCTTTTTTGATGATGTTTGCTATATCGTTTTGCTCTGTTTCTCAGCTGCAAGCTGCAGAAATAAGCCTAAGCTATGCAAATTTTCCTCCTGCGAAGACGTTTCCTTGTGTGCAAATGGAACGCTGGAAGCAGGAAGTTGAAAAAAGGACTTCCGGCAAGGTGCAGGTTCAAACTTATCCCGGATCAACATTGCTGGGTGCTAAAAATACATTGCGCGGAGTTATGCAGGGGCAGGCTGATATTGGTTGTGTAAGTATTGCTTACCATCCCGGTGTGTTTCCGCTGAGTTCCGTTTTTGAGCTTCCTTTGGGTTTCACTACATCTACCTCTGCAAGCCTTGCGCTGTGGGATCTTTTTCAGAAACATCAGCCAAAAGAATTTAAGAAATTTAAAGTGTTGACCATGTTTGCTTCTGCTCCGTCAAACTTGATGACTAAGACACCTGTCCGCTCTCTCAGCGATTTGAAGGGAGTTGAACTCCGCGCGTCAGGTATTCTTTCTAAAATTCTTGATTCCATCGGGGCAACTCCTGTTTCCATGCCTATGTCTGCAACTCCTGAAGCTTTGCAGAAGGGTGTAGTTAAAGGGTTGTTTTCTTCTTTTGATGTGTTGAAAGATATGAATTTTGCTGAAATATGCCGTTATGAAACTGTGACCAATACTGCTGTTTACCCTTTTGCAATCATAATGAACAAGAGTTCATGGGAAGCCCTTCCTGATGATGTTAAAAAAGTTATGAACGATCTTGGTCGTGAACAGGCTGAATGGACAGGACAGTACATGGATCAGCATGTGAAAGATTCTCTTGCATGGTCTAAAGAGAAATATAACATTGAGCTTATCACCATGCCTGAAGCCGACATGCAGACAATCAAAGAAAAAACTAAGCCTCTGATTAATGACTGGAAAACAAAAGCTGTGGATTTCGGTGTTGATGCCGATGCTGTTCTTGCTGAAGTCGAAGCTTCCCGCGTTAAATATGATTCTGCAAAATAA